Proteins encoded within one genomic window of Aquarana catesbeiana isolate 2022-GZ linkage group LG03, ASM4218655v1, whole genome shotgun sequence:
- the LOC141134556 gene encoding histone H4-like, which yields MSGRGKGEKGLGKGGAKHHRKVLWENIQGITQKPHLTFGSQRGVKRISRLVYEDTRGVLKVFLENIIRNAVTYAEHGKRKTVTAMNVIYALKCQGCTLYAFRG from the coding sequence ATGTCTGGTCGTGGTAAAGGAGAGAAGGGTTTAGGCAAAGGAGGCGCCAAGCACCACAGAAAGGTACTCTGGGAAAACATCCAGGGCATCACACAAAAACCCCATCTGACGTTTGGCTCACAGaggggtgtcaagcgcatctccaGACTCGTCTATGAGGACACCCGCGGAGTGCTCAAAGTCTTCCTAGAGAATATAATTCGCAATGCCGTCACCTACGCCGAGCATGgcaagaggaagaccgtcaccgccatgaATGTCATCTACGCTCTCAAATGCCAGGGGTGCACTCTCTATGCATTCAGAGGATAA